A single window of Crassostrea angulata isolate pt1a10 chromosome 8, ASM2561291v2, whole genome shotgun sequence DNA harbors:
- the LOC128157698 gene encoding uncharacterized protein LOC128157698 isoform X1: MHIAILLLFKISTIKRCILVLLLTPLIRPSSSFVCSYFCCDCNALENLTQTTCTNTTKVVPVTKPVTNIGTIIGAAGGGMVFGSVVTVLVFVCIWRAVCKETNRMITNPVYDPGDGTVEENTKEQNGENTTYNEIKDITLGKEGEPAKQREQSSSRKDVDNQFSGLNKENKSGKYDRLALVVSNKMDGYEPMNAHSDNTDDQKGQSAGECENPPVDGNEKSDDYYVVEKIAINE, from the exons ATGCACATTGCAATTTTATTGCTATTCAAGATATCTACAA TAAAGAGGTGCATACTTGTTCTACTGCTAACGCCCCTTATACGACCTAGTTCATCTTTTGTTTGCAGTT ATTTTTGTTGTGATTGTAATGCATTGGAAAACTTGACACAGACAACATGTACCAATACGACAAAGGTTGTACCAGTAACAAAACCTGTCACCAATATAG GTACAATCATCGGTGCAGCAGGTGGAGGAATGGTGTTTGGATCAGTCGTTACAGTCCTGGTATTTGTGTGTATATGGCGCGCAGTTTGTAAGGAAAC GAATCGTATGATAACAAACCCGGTATATGATCCTGGTGATGGCACAGTTGAAGAAAACACAAAAGAGCAAAACGGGGAAAACACGacatacaatgaaataaaagatattacA CTAGGCAAAGAAGGAGAACCAGCAAAACAGCGAGAGCAATCCAGTTCGAGAAAAGATGTGGACAATCAATTTAGTGGATTAAACAAGGAAAATAAAAGCGGCAAATACGATCGTTTAGCATTGGTGGTATCCAACAAGATGGACGGTTATGAACCGATGAATGCTCATAGTGATAATACTGATGACCAGAAAGGTCAAAGTGCAGGTGAATGTGAGAATCCACCGGTAGATGGAAATGAAAAGAGTGATGACTATTATGTTGTGGAAAAAATAGCGATAAATGAATAA
- the LOC128157698 gene encoding uncharacterized protein LOC128157698 isoform X3, with amino-acid sequence MHIAILLLFKISTIKRCILVLLLTPLIRPSSSFVCSCTIIGAAGGGMVFGSVVTVLVFVCIWRAVCKETNRMITNPVYDPGDGTVEENTKEQNGENTTYNEIKDITLGKEGEPAKQREQSSSRKDVDNQFSGLNKENKSGKYDRLALVVSNKMDGYEPMNAHSDNTDDQKGQSAGECENPPVDGNEKSDDYYVVEKIAINE; translated from the exons ATGCACATTGCAATTTTATTGCTATTCAAGATATCTACAA TAAAGAGGTGCATACTTGTTCTACTGCTAACGCCCCTTATACGACCTAGTTCATCTTTTGTTTGCAGTT GTACAATCATCGGTGCAGCAGGTGGAGGAATGGTGTTTGGATCAGTCGTTACAGTCCTGGTATTTGTGTGTATATGGCGCGCAGTTTGTAAGGAAAC GAATCGTATGATAACAAACCCGGTATATGATCCTGGTGATGGCACAGTTGAAGAAAACACAAAAGAGCAAAACGGGGAAAACACGacatacaatgaaataaaagatattacA CTAGGCAAAGAAGGAGAACCAGCAAAACAGCGAGAGCAATCCAGTTCGAGAAAAGATGTGGACAATCAATTTAGTGGATTAAACAAGGAAAATAAAAGCGGCAAATACGATCGTTTAGCATTGGTGGTATCCAACAAGATGGACGGTTATGAACCGATGAATGCTCATAGTGATAATACTGATGACCAGAAAGGTCAAAGTGCAGGTGAATGTGAGAATCCACCGGTAGATGGAAATGAAAAGAGTGATGACTATTATGTTGTGGAAAAAATAGCGATAAATGAATAA
- the LOC128157698 gene encoding uncharacterized protein LOC128157698 isoform X2, protein MVTFIFLKRCILVLLLTPLIRPSSSFVCSYFCCDCNALENLTQTTCTNTTKVVPVTKPVTNIGTIIGAAGGGMVFGSVVTVLVFVCIWRAVCKETNRMITNPVYDPGDGTVEENTKEQNGENTTYNEIKDITLGKEGEPAKQREQSSSRKDVDNQFSGLNKENKSGKYDRLALVVSNKMDGYEPMNAHSDNTDDQKGQSAGECENPPVDGNEKSDDYYVVEKIAINE, encoded by the exons ATGGTTACATTTATATTCC TAAAGAGGTGCATACTTGTTCTACTGCTAACGCCCCTTATACGACCTAGTTCATCTTTTGTTTGCAGTT ATTTTTGTTGTGATTGTAATGCATTGGAAAACTTGACACAGACAACATGTACCAATACGACAAAGGTTGTACCAGTAACAAAACCTGTCACCAATATAG GTACAATCATCGGTGCAGCAGGTGGAGGAATGGTGTTTGGATCAGTCGTTACAGTCCTGGTATTTGTGTGTATATGGCGCGCAGTTTGTAAGGAAAC GAATCGTATGATAACAAACCCGGTATATGATCCTGGTGATGGCACAGTTGAAGAAAACACAAAAGAGCAAAACGGGGAAAACACGacatacaatgaaataaaagatattacA CTAGGCAAAGAAGGAGAACCAGCAAAACAGCGAGAGCAATCCAGTTCGAGAAAAGATGTGGACAATCAATTTAGTGGATTAAACAAGGAAAATAAAAGCGGCAAATACGATCGTTTAGCATTGGTGGTATCCAACAAGATGGACGGTTATGAACCGATGAATGCTCATAGTGATAATACTGATGACCAGAAAGGTCAAAGTGCAGGTGAATGTGAGAATCCACCGGTAGATGGAAATGAAAAGAGTGATGACTATTATGTTGTGGAAAAAATAGCGATAAATGAATAA